From a region of the Alnus glutinosa chromosome 1, dhAlnGlut1.1, whole genome shotgun sequence genome:
- the LOC133858605 gene encoding uncharacterized protein LOC133858605 isoform X1, producing the protein MASSSFIAFLAVLLLLQPRIALSNVLSPLLSPVFDDVCKEVECGKGTCKPSSTSTFFFECECETGWKQARPDGGDHPNFLPCVIPNCTINSSCANASSPVQEKERRANESFFDACHWSDCGGGVCNKTSAFTYSCECAEGYYNLLNHTALPCFEECAIGMECKNLGITLSNKSTSVTPALADDGKNQATSILQGNSLCLTILMMFMAMVLWK; encoded by the exons ATGGCTTCCAGCAGCTTCATTGCCTTTCTTGCTGTTCTGCTTCTTCTGCAACCTCGGATTGCTCTAAGCAACGTTTTGTCCCCTCTGCTCTCTCCTGTATTTG ATGATGTGTGCAAAGAAGTGGAATGTGGAAAAGGAACTTGCAAGCCATCAAGTACTAGCACTTTCTTCTTTGAGTGTGAATGTGAGACTGGGTGGAAGCAGGCTCGCCCTGATGGTGGCGATCACCCCAACTTTCTCCCTTGCGTGATTCCCAATT gTACCATTAATTCCTCCTGTGCAAATGCCTCCTCACCTGTccaagagaaagaaaggagagCTAATGAGTCATTCTTTGATG CCTGCCACTGGAGCGACTGTGGAGGCGGCGTCTGCAACAAGACATCAGCTTTCACATATAGTTGTGAATGTGCCGAGGGCTATTATAATCTTCTCAATCATACTGCCTTACCATGTTTCGAGGAAT GTGCGATTGGAATGGAATGTAAGAACCTCGGGATTACACTATCAAACAAATCTACTTCTGTGACTCCAGCATTGGCTGACGATGGTAAGAACCAAG CAACTTCAATTCTACAAGGCAATTCTCTTTGTTTGACAATCCTGATGATGTTCATGGCTATGGTTTTGTGGAAATAG
- the LOC133858605 gene encoding uncharacterized protein LOC133858605 isoform X2, translating into MASSSFIAFLAVLLLLQPRIALSNVLSPLLSPVFDDVCKEVECGKGTCKPSSTSTFFFECECETGWKQARPDGGDHPNFLPCVIPNCTINSSCANASSPVQEKERRANESFFDACHWSDCGGGVCNKTSAFTYSCECAEGYYNLLNHTALPCFEECAIGMECKNLGITLSNKSTSVTPALADDATSILQGNSLCLTILMMFMAMVLWK; encoded by the exons ATGGCTTCCAGCAGCTTCATTGCCTTTCTTGCTGTTCTGCTTCTTCTGCAACCTCGGATTGCTCTAAGCAACGTTTTGTCCCCTCTGCTCTCTCCTGTATTTG ATGATGTGTGCAAAGAAGTGGAATGTGGAAAAGGAACTTGCAAGCCATCAAGTACTAGCACTTTCTTCTTTGAGTGTGAATGTGAGACTGGGTGGAAGCAGGCTCGCCCTGATGGTGGCGATCACCCCAACTTTCTCCCTTGCGTGATTCCCAATT gTACCATTAATTCCTCCTGTGCAAATGCCTCCTCACCTGTccaagagaaagaaaggagagCTAATGAGTCATTCTTTGATG CCTGCCACTGGAGCGACTGTGGAGGCGGCGTCTGCAACAAGACATCAGCTTTCACATATAGTTGTGAATGTGCCGAGGGCTATTATAATCTTCTCAATCATACTGCCTTACCATGTTTCGAGGAAT GTGCGATTGGAATGGAATGTAAGAACCTCGGGATTACACTATCAAACAAATCTACTTCTGTGACTCCAGCATTGGCTGACGATG CAACTTCAATTCTACAAGGCAATTCTCTTTGTTTGACAATCCTGATGATGTTCATGGCTATGGTTTTGTGGAAATAG